In Desulfofustis limnaeus, the genomic stretch GGACCACCAGAATACCTCTATCATCAAATATGTTGTTATCACGAAACAACTTCCCGAAGCAACCTCAAGATATTCAAAATCTATTGAGATTACAAATGATTATGAAAAATGGTTAAATGATCATGGTGAGATGAGGACTTACAATGCCTAGAAAATCTGTTGGAAGTACAATTGAAAAAAAGGAGAGCCGAGAAACAATCACGCTCCACGCGGATAATTCTATCAAGACCCTTTGGGTTGACCATACCCATCTTTCCATACGAGAAGATGATTTGTGCATGTTGAGGATGAGCGCGACCCTGCCGGAGGGACTTTTTGAACAAGCAAAAATAATGACAACAAAATCTCACCTAAGATCTTTGATTGACGTGTTGTGCAAACAATTAGAATACTATCCCGAACCAAAAGAGAAAAAGCCCAATAAGCTTTAGGGCACCTTGAATAATGCCATTTTCAATAAACGCGTTGTTGCGCCGTAAAAATCTGCACTCATGAACACCGTTTTTCGTCAAACTATGACGGCCATGAGACGATTTTCTGCTCTCTTGATCTCACGTATCGCTCTTTCAGGAGCCGGTGAGCGCCTTCTACGTTCTGAAGGCGCACGTCTGCTGTTAAGCGGTGGCCAGCAGTGCAAAACGGCTCACATTGTAAGCCAAATTGCGCAAGCCGATCTTGGCCCTGATTCTGACCATGCCAATCCCGCGCATCAGTGTACTGCCGGTACGCATGGCCATCACCCCGAAGACATGTTCGACACGGCTACGGATCTTCGATCTGGTCCGATTCGCCTGGCGCTCTTCGTCGGTCAGCTTTCGGTGCCGGTTGCCCTTGAGCTGCAGGTGTTCTTGAAACCCTTGTTGTGCCAACTCCTGCAACGATTCTTCGGAACGGTACGCAGAATCGGCCCAGACGTCATTACTGGTATTTTCCGGGTCAAGCAGCTCGGTAAACACTTGACTGTCATGGACACTGGCGTCGGTGACCTCATAGCTGCGAATGAACTTGTGACCGACGTCGATACTGACATGGTTCTTGTAGCCAAAGAACGCTTTGCCGTTCTTCTTGGTCCAGCGGGCATCGGTATCTTTTTGCCGGCGTTTCGGTTCGTCCCATGAGGTGATGGGTGTGCCGGCTTTGATATCTTCGTTTTCTTCCCGGCTGTTGCGCTGAGTGGGAACGCGGATAATGGAGGCATCGACAATCTGGCCCTTTTGCGCACGAAAGCCATGCTCACGGAGGAACTGATCGAACTGGGTAAACAGCAGCTCCACCACGCCGGCTTTGGCCAGTTCATCCCGGAAGCGGAAGATGGTGGTGGCATCGGGCACCTTGGAACCTTCACGAATACCAAGGAACCGGGAAAACGAATAGCGATCAAGGATCTGATACTCCATGGCCTCGTCGGAGAGATTGTACAAAGACTGGAGAATCAGGATCTTGAACAGCAGGATTGGGTCGTAGCCCTTGGCACCGGCTGGAGATTTACGCGGTTTCTCAAGTGCACGGTTGATGAGGACACGGAACTGTTCCCAATCAACCACCTTATTGAGTTCGATCAGGGGATCACCGGCTTTATCGATCCGGGAGAGTCGCTTGTGATAATCGAAGAGGCCGAATTGTGTCATGGCGCTATCTCTGAAAAGGGGGAATGAAATGGTGATATCATAACCAACGTGTTGATATTAATATATTTTCAGAGATTTTTCGCTGATTTTTTTGAATAATTTGCCAGATTTTTAGCCCCTATTTTTCAAGGAACCCTTTAATAGAAGCAATCACAAAAAAGGGCAGACCGGGAAACCGGCTGCCCTTTTTTTATGGCTGTTGATTTCTCTCATAATACATACATAGCACGAGAGAACTTGAACCTTCTAAAAACTGGTGGGCGGGACGGGATTCGAACCCACGACCTTTGGCTTCGGAGGCCAACACTCTATCCAGCTGAGCTACCCGCCCATCGGAGGATGGATCGCCAGGCAGCAGGGCTGCTGACGAGGCCTTCGTTTTACCAGAATCGATGGTGAATTGCCAGCCCATTTTGAACTGGTTTTAGCCGGCACGTTAGGGGCCAGACGATCTGTTGGTCCCTTCACATCAGAGCAGCCCTTCCAGATAGTGCTCCCACTCGATGGGTAGCAGGCTCTTTTTCTTGTTGTTGCAGTCCTTGCAGCATGGAACGAGGTTTTCTTTGGTGCTGCGGCCGCCGCGGGCCAAGGGTACCAAATGGTCCATGGTCAGGTCGCGATGGGCCACCACCCGAGCGCAATAATAGCAGGTTCCGGACGCGGTCTTCTGCTGCCACCAGCGGGTCTTGCGCAGTTCCCTGGCCTTGGCGCGTTCGCGTCTGATGGTTGCTTCATCGATGCCATCCAGCCAGTCATAATCAGTCAACGGAGACCACCTCCCCAACGAGCAGCCGGCGGAACTCACCGATCAGATAGAGAGAACCGGCGGCCACGATCAAGTCGTTCTGTCGGGCCAGCCCGATGGCGTGGTGCAGGGCGTCTGCTACCGATTGATGGGTACTGAGCTGAGCCTTGCCTGTGGAACCGGCCGCCCGGGCCAGCTCTTCGGGGGAGGCAGCTCGTTCGCTCTGCGGTTTGGTGAGCAGCAGATAGTCGGCAATGGCGGCGATGTCAGCAAGCATCGGCCGGTAATCCTTGTCCGACATGGAAGCCCAGACAACAATCAACTGGTCGTAGGAGAATTGTTTTTCGATCGCATCCACCAGGCAATCGATACCGGCCGGATTGTGAGCGCCATCGAGCAGGAACCGGACGGATTCGGTCTGGGTTCGGTTTGCCGCTGCCGCCGGCAGAGCCGCTACCGGCAGCTCGATCAATTCCATGCGTCCGGGCCAGAAGGCCCGGCCGATTCCGGCCCGCATAACTTCATCGGCGACGACATAGTCGGTACGGCGCAACAAGACGGCGGCCGCAACGGCAAGAGCGCTGTTGTCCAGCTGCCAGACACCGTTTCTGGTGGCCGGCAGGTTATCGATCACCGTTTTTCCATCACTGCTCTGCCAGGCCCAGCGACCGTTCTCGCCGGAAACCACCCGAAAATCCCGACCCAAAAGCTGGAGCGGCGCCGACCGTTCGGCACAAGTGCGTTCGATCACGGTCCGGGCCGGATCAGCCGTGACGCCGGAGATAACCGGTCGGCCATCCTTGATGATACCCGCCTTTTCGTAGGCGATTTTCTCCAACGTGTCGCCCAAATACTGCTGGTGATCGAAACTGACCGTGGTAATGACCGAGACCAGGGGGGCCACCACGTTGGTGGCGTCGAGGCGGCCGCCCATGCCGGTCTCAAGGATAACCAGATCACATTCCTGTTCGGCGAACCAGCAGAAGGCCAGGGCGGTGGTGCATTCAAAGTAGGTGATCCGCTCGGGTCCGAGCGCCCGGCGTACCCGCTCCATCAACCGGGTGAATTCATCCTCGCCGATGAAGCGCTCATCGATGCGGAAGCGCTCCCGCACCGAGCTGAGGTGGGGCGAGGTGAACAGCCCGGTGCGATACCCGGCACCGCTGAGCATGGTGCGCAACATGGTGCAGACCGAGCCCTTACCGTTAGTTCCGGCTACATGAACGGCCGGACAGCGCTGCTCCGGTGAACCGAGCCGGGCAAGGATACCCTGCATGGCCTCGAGACCGAGTTTGATCTTGTGCATCTGCAGGTCGTCAAGATATCGGCAGGCCTGTTCAAAGGTGGTGATGTCGCTGTTGCTCATGGGGATGAGGGAAGGGGCGGTGGTCTAACCGTCGACGAGGTTCAAGGTGGCGTAGTCGAGATGCAGCGTCTTCAGCCCGTGGCGGTCGAAGGCCACATCCAGGGAACGGGGTGCGTTGAGTTTGCGTACCGTTCCCGTTCCGAAAAACGGATGGTTGACCCGGCAACCCAGGGAAAAATCCTCCAGCGCCAGTTTCTTTTTGCGCACCGGTTTCACGGCGGCGGCAGCGGTCGACGGCATGGGGCGGACCGCAAGCCAGTCACCGCCTGGCGGCAACGGCTCGATCCGTTCGTAGCTGGCCGGCGATAGTTCAGCGAGAAACGGTGACATGGAGACCCGGTTGAACCGGCGGTCGGCCCCCATCAGCTCGCGCGGGTAGCTGAGATAGAGGCGCTGCCGGGCCCGGGTGGCCGCGACGTAGAGCAGTCGCCGCTCCTCCTCCCATTGCTCGCCGGGAAAGGCCGAAGCATGGGGGAACCGGCCGTCGGCCAGACCGATGATGAAGACCACCTGCCATTCCAACCCCTTGGCCGAATGAATGGTCGACAGCACCAGCGCTTCGCTATCTTCGTGATAGGCCTGCAAGTCGGCCTCCGGCGGATCGAGGGCGGTATCGTCGATGAAACGCTGCAGGTCGTCGTAGGAAGCGATAATGGTGCGCAACTGCTCCAGGTCCTTCTGCCGTTTCGGATAATCGTCGGCGTAAAGTCGCTCGAAGACCGGCTGATACCAATCAAGCACAATGTCGCAGAGAGCGGCGGGCACCGGCTCGTGCTCCAGGAGCCGGGTAAACAACTGCACCAGCCGATTTACCCCCTCTTGCCACCCCTTGCCGCCGGGGTAAGCGGCCAGGGCCGCCACCGGCTCGCTGGAGGCAGCCAGGATCGCAGTTATCTTCTGGGCAGTTTTCGGTCCCAGTTTGTCGATGGTCAGCAGCAACCGGTTCCAGGAAAGGGTATCGAAGGGGTTGACCAGTAAACGCAGCACGGCGAGCACGTCCTTCATGTGGGCCGACTCGGTCAGCTTCAACCCACCCCGCTTTTCGAAAGCGATGCCGTGGCTGCCCAACTCCAACTCCAGCTTGAATGAATGGAAGCCGGACCGGAACAACACCGCCATGTCATGCAGGGCCACCCCTTCCCGGCGCAGCTCGTTGATCCGGCCAACCACGAAATCGGCCTCGGCCTTCTCGTCGCGGGCGGCGTACAGCTGCGGTCGGCGAGTCCCTTCGATGCGGGTATAGAGGGTCTTGGTATACTTCTCGACCGCATTGCGGATAATATCGTTGGTCAGCGTGAGGATCGGCTGGGTGGAACGATAATTCTGCTCGAGCTTGACGATCCGCGTCCCGGGAAAAATTTCCGGGAAGCGCATGATGTTATAGAAATCGGCGCCACGAAACGAATAGATGGACTGCGAATCGTCACCCACCACCATGACGTTGTCGTGGCGATAGGCGGCCAGCCGCACGATATCGGCCTGGATCGGATTGGTGTCCTGGTACTCGTCGACCATGAGGTAGCGGTAGCGCTCGGCGATCTCTTCACGGACGGCCGGCACTTCGGCCAGCAGACGGCGCCAGTTGACCAACAGGTCATCGTAGTCCATCAGGCCGTGATCCACCTTGAAGCTCTGGTAATGCTGCTGCAGCCGGACAATCTCTTCGGCATACTCGCTCAAGTGGGCATAGTCTTCGTAAATCAGGTCGGACAGCGGCCGGGCCTTGTTCACCGAGCCGCTGAGCATGTTGACGATGACCCGCTTGGACGGAAATTGCTTGCGATTGGCCGTCAGTTGCAGCGACGACTTGAGCAGGTTGACGATTCCTTCCGCATCAGCGCGGTCGATGATGGTGAACGACGGGGCAAAACCGAGCGCCGAGCCGTAACGCCGCAACAACATGTTGGCGACGCTGTGGAAGGTGCCGCCGGTGACCCGGCTGCAGGAATCGTTGATCAGCCGGCCGGCGCGCCAGAGCATCTCCTGGGCGGCCTTTCTGGTAAAGGTCAGCAGCAGAATAGACTCCGGGGCCACACCACTGTTGATCAGATGCGCCACCCGGTAGACAAGCGTCCGGGTCTTACCGCTGCCCGCTCCGGCGATCACCAGTACCGGGCCGTCGATGGTAGTCACCGCGGCCAGTTGCGGCTCGTTCAGTTCGCGGGAAAGAGAAGATTCGTTTATCATGACAGGCAAGTGTACCACGCCGCCAAGAGAGCTGCAACGCCGGTTGACAATGCTTCTCGCCAGCGTGTACTATTGCTGGGATGTATCGCTTACCTTATCCATTAGCCATGCAGGCCGAGACATGACACCCATACCTGACGATTCAGTTGCCGCTCTTTTCTCCCCGCAGACTTGTTCCACCCTGCTGCCGCCCGGTCGGGCCGACGAGTTCTTCGAGGCCCTGTTCGGCGACGCCGAAGAGGGGGCCTATGATCTGGCTCTGGAGTATGCCGGACTACGGGACGGTCGCCTGCGCTTCGATATCCTGCTCCGCGAGCGGCCCGGGCATTGTCTCGCCTGTAACCTCACCTACGGACTGCCGCAGGTCTTTTCCCGGCACCCGGTGATCGATATCAACGGCCTGGTGAGCAAGGTCGGCACGATCATCGGCCATCGGGGCACCATCGGCGGCTGGCAACTCGGATCCACCAACCAGCGCAGCCGCTCGCTGCACGCCATCCCGCTGCTCATCGAGTTTCAACCGGCCTAGCCGCCAGACATCGGGTAGGAGGCAGGGTCACCCCTGCCGTCCTCCCACACCACCTGACATGCGGTTCCGCATCCGGCGGTTCATTGAATACACTGGAGTCTTCGCATTGTATCAAGCAAAGACACTAACCCTAATCGATCAAAATAGGCTTTCCGAAACGCGTGGTTCATGTGGCTTGCACCACTGTTCCACCATGGACCACGCTGGTTGCTCACTGAGCGCCAGGCGCGTTCCTTCGTCAGCCCTGCCTTCATCAGATTGCGTGCGCGCGTGAAGCGACGTTTCCATTGGCGCCAAAGAATGCAGCGCAGTTTACGCCTGATCCAACCGTCAAGCTCTTCCAACACTCCTTTTACTTCGGTGAGCCTGAAATAGGCCATCCAGCCGCGAAGGATTGGCGAAAGTTCACTGATTGTCTTCTTCAGGTTACGACCGCAAGCGCCTTTCAGCACTTCCCGGATTCTGTCTGCCAGTCGTTGGCGACTCGCAGGGGCGATCCGCAGTTTGGGTTGCTTGTGCCACGTCATGCTGTAGCCAAGAAACTTCCGCTCCCACGGACGCGCCACCGCGCTTTTGCCTTCATTGACCGTCAGTTGCAGCACTTCACCCAGAAAACGGGTTATCGACCCCATTACCCGTTCACCTGACCGTCGGCTTTTGACATAGATATTACAGTCATCAGCATAACGGCAGAAGGCATGTCCTCTTCGTTCAAGTTCCCGGTCGAGATCCGTGAGCAGGATGTTGGAGAGCAGCGGACTCAAAGGGCCGCCCTGCGGCGTCCCCTCAGTTCGAGGCAACACCACACCGTTTGTCAGTATCCCGCACTCAAGATACCGGCGAATCAGACACGCCACGCGCCTGTCATTCACCTTCTTCATAACTCGCCCCATCAGAAGATCGTGGTTGACCCGGTCAAAGAACTTCTCCAGATCCATATCCACCACAAATCTGCGACCTTCAGCTACATACTGTCTGGCCGCCTTTACAGCCTGATGGGCATTCCGCCCTGGCCGAAAACCATAGTTCGACTCAGAAAAGTCCGGCTCGAATAATGGTGACAATACCTGATGCAACGCTTGCTGGATCAAACGATCCGTCAGCGTTGGAATACCAAGTGTCCTCACTCCGCCCTGCGGCTTCGGAATGTCCACTCGGCGCACTGGCGAGGGCGTGTAGGCCCCAGCCAGCAGTTTGGCCCTGATCGTCGGCCAGTGTCGTTTAAGGTGATCCTTGAACTCGGCTATGCCTATTCCGTCTACACCAGCACTGCCTTTGTTCTCCATCACCCGCTGATAGGCGAGCAGCATATTGCTGCGTTCACACGCAGCTTCCATGAGCTCACCCTGCTGCCTCAACTCCGCTTTCGTCTGCTTGCCGGCCGACGGGGACATCTCGGCACCAGTCAAAGTCCTCTCGGAGTTCCGCCCCGATAACCCTTTGACGGTATCTGCTTGCCGCAGATCATCTGCCTTCATCAACGCTCTCCGTGAACCGACCGCCTACTTGCGGTTTCAATGTTCGGCCCTTCGAGCAGTTTTCCACTCTACTATGGCCTCTGCTGACTTCTGGCAGCCCATCTCGACACCTCTCGATGCCGGTAGCACATGGCAGATTGCCAGATCTCCCCGGGTATTACGCACCTACCTTCACGCTTATGCCTGTCGGATTTACGTCACACTGTTCCGTGCAAGTTTCGGGCTTTGCAGATATTCGCCTGCTTACCCCAGTGCCACGCCTCATATCCGCTTCCTGTTCGTCAGGCCAGCGCTTTGCCTTCGGCTTCCTCCAGATTTCCAGTCGCCCGGAACACCCTTGCCGTTCGGCTAACTCTTCCCCTTGCCGGGCGAGTAGAGGACTTGCACCTCCAAGTAGGTGCGCCCTGCCGGGCGCACAAACAAAAAAGCGGTTACAGGAGGAACCTGTAACCGCTTGATATGACTGGTGCACCAGGAGAGATTCGAACTCCCGACCTACGGATTCGTAGTGTGTGGGTCATTGACAGACCTACGGAGATCACCTTCTATATATATCTATTTTAGCTTGACTTACCACATAGAACCACCTAACATAGAGTCAAATCTTAGACCCGTTTCGACCTGTTTTGATCAGTTTCATAGAACCGGCATAGAACCGATATATTTTTTTTAATACTAGATATCGGAACGTTACATAATTTCGTCCTTTTCGTTCTATGATTTTTTTGAGGAAATCAGATGAGCACCGACAACAAATTCACCTTCACTGACACCCGCCTGCGAAGCATCTCCCCTCCCGCCGAGAAGAAAAGAGCCTATTACTTCGACACAAAGACTGCCGGGTTGCGGCTCCAAGTCACCTCGAACGGCACGATGACCTTTCAATTTCAGATATGGGACAAAAAACGGGGCAAGCCGGTAACCCGCTCACTGGGTAAATACCCGGCATATTCAATCAACACGGCTCGCGAACTCGCTGTAGAAGAGATGGTCAAGGTCACCAACGGAGTGGACATAGAAAAGGAAGCTCATCAGCTGCGGGTAGAAGACACCCTCGATACGTTGTTCGACCGATGGCTCGTACAGTTTGCCAAACCCCACAAACGTTCTTGGCAGGAGGATATACGACGCTACGAACTGTATTTTCGGAAGCCACTGGGCAAGAAGAGGCTTTCCTGGTTTTCTCCCACGGTGATCAGAGCCTGGCACAACAAAATCACCACGGTGCAAAAGCAACGGGGAACTGGAACAATTTCCCAAGCTACCGCCAACCGTGCCCTGGCCCTTTTATCGACCATCTTCAACCAGATGCTGCCGGAGCATCCAAATCCCTGCCGCTCAGTAAAGAAGTTCCGAGAGGAATCACGAGACAGATTCCTTCAACCTGATGAACTCAAGAGACTGTTTGAAGCCCTGCACGACGAGAAAACCCCGGAGATCCTTCGTGACTATATCATCGTATCTCTCTTCACCGGTGCCCGTCGCGCAAATATCCTGTCCATGAGATGGGACGAAATATCTTTAGAAAGTAAAACGTGGACGATTCCTGGCAAAAAAAGCAAGAACGGTACCGCCATGAAAGTTCCACTGCTTGAGGAAACCCTGGAAATTCTACAGAGACGGAAGCAACACACTCGCTCATTCTATGTCTTTCCCGGTCTTGGCAGAACAGGTCATTATACAGAACCGAAGAAGGCGTGGAAATCGCTGGCAGCAAGAGCGGATCTGCATGACATACGACTTCACGATCTCAGGCGAACGATGGGAAGCTGGCAGACCATGACCGGCGCAAGCGGCACTATCGTCGGGAAAACCCTTGGACACAAATCACCGGAAGCCACGGCAGTTTACGCACGCCTCAACCTCGATCCGGTACGGGCAAGTATGGAACTCGCTGTTCAAGCGATGTTGACTAGCCAGATACTTCCAAAGAAAATTCATAAATTTAAGGAGTGAGGCCAAAAGCAAATGTATCTGCCCGACCGAACGAAATAATATGTAACGGATGTTCCGAGCGAGGGCGGACCGATTTCCGTCCTCATCTCTATGTAATTATTTCTCTTTTCTCCTTGTCGGCAACTTCTTCCTGCTGGCTACGTGACCATGAGAACGCGGCAGCGCACTGGGCGGCGTGATCGCCAGCGCCGAGAATAATGCGGCCAGGCTCGGCCGTGGCTTCGGCACACTGAGCACACCACCGGTCTGTTGACCGTCGATCTCCTGCTCCATCGCGCATAAGCTGGTGAGTTTTTTCAGACCCTCCTCAACTGTCAGGTCGAGGTCACGCCAAGCCGCTGCCAGTTTCTGGCGAACCAGATAGGCCAGCATCACCACAAAGACATGCCCTCTGGTACGTGACTCTTTCCGTACGTA encodes the following:
- a CDS encoding IS5 family transposase, with translation MTQFGLFDYHKRLSRIDKAGDPLIELNKVVDWEQFRVLINRALEKPRKSPAGAKGYDPILLFKILILQSLYNLSDEAMEYQILDRYSFSRFLGIREGSKVPDATTIFRFRDELAKAGVVELLFTQFDQFLREHGFRAQKGQIVDASIIRVPTQRNSREENEDIKAGTPITSWDEPKRRQKDTDARWTKKNGKAFFGYKNHVSIDVGHKFIRSYEVTDASVHDSQVFTELLDPENTSNDVWADSAYRSEESLQELAQQGFQEHLQLKGNRHRKLTDEERQANRTRSKIRSRVEHVFGVMAMRTGSTLMRGIGMVRIRAKIGLRNLAYNVSRFALLATA
- a CDS encoding HNH endonuclease, whose product is MTDYDWLDGIDEATIRRERAKARELRKTRWWQQKTASGTCYYCARVVAHRDLTMDHLVPLARGGRSTKENLVPCCKDCNNKKKSLLPIEWEHYLEGLL
- a CDS encoding bifunctional folylpolyglutamate synthase/dihydrofolate synthase is translated as MSNSDITTFEQACRYLDDLQMHKIKLGLEAMQGILARLGSPEQRCPAVHVAGTNGKGSVCTMLRTMLSGAGYRTGLFTSPHLSSVRERFRIDERFIGEDEFTRLMERVRRALGPERITYFECTTALAFCWFAEQECDLVILETGMGGRLDATNVVAPLVSVITTVSFDHQQYLGDTLEKIAYEKAGIIKDGRPVISGVTADPARTVIERTCAERSAPLQLLGRDFRVVSGENGRWAWQSSDGKTVIDNLPATRNGVWQLDNSALAVAAAVLLRRTDYVVADEVMRAGIGRAFWPGRMELIELPVAALPAAAANRTQTESVRFLLDGAHNPAGIDCLVDAIEKQFSYDQLIVVWASMSDKDYRPMLADIAAIADYLLLTKPQSERAASPEELARAAGSTGKAQLSTHQSVADALHHAIGLARQNDLIVAAGSLYLIGEFRRLLVGEVVSVD
- a CDS encoding ATP-dependent helicase, with product MINESSLSRELNEPQLAAVTTIDGPVLVIAGAGSGKTRTLVYRVAHLINSGVAPESILLLTFTRKAAQEMLWRAGRLINDSCSRVTGGTFHSVANMLLRRYGSALGFAPSFTIIDRADAEGIVNLLKSSLQLTANRKQFPSKRVIVNMLSGSVNKARPLSDLIYEDYAHLSEYAEEIVRLQQHYQSFKVDHGLMDYDDLLVNWRRLLAEVPAVREEIAERYRYLMVDEYQDTNPIQADIVRLAAYRHDNVMVVGDDSQSIYSFRGADFYNIMRFPEIFPGTRIVKLEQNYRSTQPILTLTNDIIRNAVEKYTKTLYTRIEGTRRPQLYAARDEKAEADFVVGRINELRREGVALHDMAVLFRSGFHSFKLELELGSHGIAFEKRGGLKLTESAHMKDVLAVLRLLVNPFDTLSWNRLLLTIDKLGPKTAQKITAILAASSEPVAALAAYPGGKGWQEGVNRLVQLFTRLLEHEPVPAALCDIVLDWYQPVFERLYADDYPKRQKDLEQLRTIIASYDDLQRFIDDTALDPPEADLQAYHEDSEALVLSTIHSAKGLEWQVVFIIGLADGRFPHASAFPGEQWEEERRLLYVAATRARQRLYLSYPRELMGADRRFNRVSMSPFLAELSPASYERIEPLPPGGDWLAVRPMPSTAAAAVKPVRKKKLALEDFSLGCRVNHPFFGTGTVRKLNAPRSLDVAFDRHGLKTLHLDYATLNLVDG
- a CDS encoding pancreas/duodenum homeobox protein 1; the protein is MTPIPDDSVAALFSPQTCSTLLPPGRADEFFEALFGDAEEGAYDLALEYAGLRDGRLRFDILLRERPGHCLACNLTYGLPQVFSRHPVIDINGLVSKVGTIIGHRGTIGGWQLGSTNQRSRSLHAIPLLIEFQPA
- the ltrA gene encoding group II intron reverse transcriptase/maturase; its protein translation is MKADDLRQADTVKGLSGRNSERTLTGAEMSPSAGKQTKAELRQQGELMEAACERSNMLLAYQRVMENKGSAGVDGIGIAEFKDHLKRHWPTIRAKLLAGAYTPSPVRRVDIPKPQGGVRTLGIPTLTDRLIQQALHQVLSPLFEPDFSESNYGFRPGRNAHQAVKAARQYVAEGRRFVVDMDLEKFFDRVNHDLLMGRVMKKVNDRRVACLIRRYLECGILTNGVVLPRTEGTPQGGPLSPLLSNILLTDLDRELERRGHAFCRYADDCNIYVKSRRSGERVMGSITRFLGEVLQLTVNEGKSAVARPWERKFLGYSMTWHKQPKLRIAPASRQRLADRIREVLKGACGRNLKKTISELSPILRGWMAYFRLTEVKGVLEELDGWIRRKLRCILWRQWKRRFTRARNLMKAGLTKERAWRSVSNQRGPWWNSGASHMNHAFRKAYFDRLGLVSLLDTMRRLQCIQ
- a CDS encoding tyrosine-type recombinase/integrase, yielding MSTDNKFTFTDTRLRSISPPAEKKRAYYFDTKTAGLRLQVTSNGTMTFQFQIWDKKRGKPVTRSLGKYPAYSINTARELAVEEMVKVTNGVDIEKEAHQLRVEDTLDTLFDRWLVQFAKPHKRSWQEDIRRYELYFRKPLGKKRLSWFSPTVIRAWHNKITTVQKQRGTGTISQATANRALALLSTIFNQMLPEHPNPCRSVKKFREESRDRFLQPDELKRLFEALHDEKTPEILRDYIIVSLFTGARRANILSMRWDEISLESKTWTIPGKKSKNGTAMKVPLLEETLEILQRRKQHTRSFYVFPGLGRTGHYTEPKKAWKSLAARADLHDIRLHDLRRTMGSWQTMTGASGTIVGKTLGHKSPEATAVYARLNLDPVRASMELAVQAMLTSQILPKKIHKFKE